Below is a genomic region from Borreliella mayonii.
TTAAACTAAAATAGTTTTTTTACAGTTTTAAATTATTTTTCATGCATTTATAAGCGTGAATTTTATTAGCAGCAGAAAGTCCATATATATTATCAATTTCGGAAGTTGAATGATATTTCATAAGCTCTTTAATTTGAAAAGAATTGTAGCCATTAGATTTTAAATATGAAATAAACAAATTTCTAAATAAATGGAGCGATTTATTAGCGCAAAATCCCGATTTTTTGAGAAGATTTTTAAATTTTTTAGAAATATTGATAATACTAATTTGATTGTCTTTAAATTTATGTTTGGTTTTTTGGAAAAGATAAGTACGTCGTAAGTCAAGATTTTTACTATTAAAATAATTTTCGTGGGCTTTTTGAATAGCCCGGAACTCTTCGGAATTGATGACAATTTCTCTAATACAAGTGACATTTCTTTTTTTAGCGATATTTACTTTTATATTGTAAAAAATTTCTCCAGTTTTACTTAATAGGGGAGTAATATCTTGCATTTTTACTTTTTGCAGTTCTGCGCCCCTGCACCCACTTATTGCGAGTAGATGTAAAAACCAACCAGAAATTGGGTCAATTTGTTTTAATGTTTTGACGCATTTTTCAATTATTTTGATAGCTTTTGGGGTCAAATAAAACTTAGGAGTTGGCTTTAAAGTTTCTTTTTTTGGTTTAGATGAATTTTCTAGTGAATTTTTAAGAATTTTGTTTTCATTTACTACCTTTAGATAGTCTTGGAAGAATTTGAGTATAAAATTTGTATCGAAATTATTTAAATTAAAGTAATTATTCATATCCATAAAATCCTCTCCTTATAAGTATTACTTTTAAATTAAGTAAAAGTAATAAAAATAGATAAAAATAGTAATTTATATTGTATCAAAAACTAAAAATTTTAGTCAAATTTTGAGTGTTCTCATTGCAAAAGAAATTTAGGCTGCAGAGTGGTTTTGATAAACATAAGTGTCAATTTCTCGAGGGGTCGGATAAGAAAGACTACATACCTTAGCTGATTTATAGCAAAGACTTTGAAATTTAATTTGTATGGATTTTGTAGTCTTTTGTAATGAGTGGTGCATTTGCAATGGAGAGATTTTGGGGAGTTGGTTAAAATTACATTTACGTTTTGTTAATATGTAACAGGCGAATGTAACAAAATTATATATTTAAATCTTTAAAATATTGTATTTATTAGGGGTTGCTTTAAATTTGAAGATTACGGAGTAACTTATGAATAAAAAAATGAAAATGTTTATTATTTGTGTTGTTTTTGTACTGATAAGTTCTTGCAAGAATTTTGCAACTAGTAAAGATTTAGAAGGGTCAGTTCAAGATTTAGAAAATGCAGAACAAAATGTAAAAAAATCAGAACAAGAGTTAAAAAAACAAGTTGAAGGATTTTTAGAAATTCTAGAGACAAAAGATTTAAATACTTTGGATACAAAAGATATTGAAAAACAAATTCAAGAACTAAAGGAAAAAATAGATAACTCGTATTCTAAAAAAACTTCTCTTAAAACATATTCTGAGTATGAAAAAGCAATAAAACAAATCAAGGAAAAATTAAAAGACAAGGAAGAGCTTGAGGAAAAATTAAATGAACTTTTAGAGAGCTTAAAAAAGAAAAAAGAAGAAAGAAGAAAAGCTTTACAAGAAGCTAAGCAGGAGTTTGAAAATTTTAAAAAACAAGTTGACTCTACAACCGGAGAAACTCATGGGCAGAGAGCTGGAAATCAAGGGCAGGTTGGACGACAAGCTTGGATGAAGGCTAAAGAATTTGGCCTAAGCGTAAATTATTCTGGTAATAATGGTGCTAATACTGGGGATATGACAAATGGAGTTATAGATGATGCACTTAAAAAGATTGAAGAAGAGCTTAAGGAAATAGAAGAAGATGAAAAAGAATAACAGTGGTATCTTTTAAAATAGAAGTACAAAATAAAGGAGAAAATAAAAAGTATGAATAAACAAATGTTGATTATTTTTGCTGTTTTTGCGTTGATAATTTCTTGCAAGAATTTTGCAACTGGTAAAGATATAAAACAAAATTCAGAAGGGAAAATTAAAGGATTTTTAGATAAGATTTTAGATCCAGCAAAGGATAGAATCACTTCAAGTGGGCTAAAAGCAGATGAAGTGGCAAAAAAGTTACAAGAAGAAGAAAAAAATGAATTAATGCAGGGCGACGATCCTAATAATGGCGTAATAAGTCCTCCCCCAGCATTGCCGGCAAGTGGTCAAGATAATGCACCGGGATTAAAAGTAGAACAACAAAGTGGTGGTCAACAAGAAGAACAAGCTAAAGTAGGAAAGGAAGATAAGGGGGAAGGAGAAAAAGTAGAGGTTAGAATTAGAAAAGAAAAAGAAGAGAATAAAGAGGGAAATGCTAAAGAAAAAGAAGAAGGAGAAAAACAAAAAGCTAAAGCTAAAGAAGAAGCTAAGCAAAAAGCAGAACGGCTAAAACGAGAAGAAGAACAAAAGAGAAAAGAAATAGAAATACGACAAGAAGAAAGGCAACTTAATAACCAAATTGGAACACTTGTAAGTAAAATAGATGAGATTAATAGGAGTATTGATACGATAAAGCAACAAACGAGCGTAGGAGCACAAGGAATTATAGATAGAATTACGGGGCCTATATACGATGATTTTACCGATGATACTAATCAAGCCATATACCATATTTGGGATTTAGAAGAAGAAGACTCAGAATTAGGAAAGTTATTGGAAGAATTGAGTGATACTAGAGACGCGTTAAGAACTAAATTAAATGTTGACAATCAAGCATATCTTGCTGATAGCAAGGAGGAGCCTTCTCTAAAAGAAAATGTAAAGGTTAGCGAAATTAACTCCGAATTAACAGATCTAAAATCAAAATTAGAAGAAGTTAAAAAATATCTTGAAGACGAATCTAATTTTGAAGAAATTAAAGGATACATCGAGGGTAGTAATTCATATTGATAAAGAATTTTAAATGTAACTAAATTTTGAATGCATAAAATAACAGCTAGTAAAAAAGATCACTAGTTGTTATTTTTTGTAGATTTCATTGTTATGAATATAGAAATTTTTTCTATCAAAATTTTTATTTAAAAAGTGTCAAAAACTATTGTTAAAATATTGTTTATTTATATGCTCTCTAGAGTTATGATGTATATAAATGAGATTTTAGATTTTTATGATTGTTTGAGTCCAAGCGTAAAAAAGGAAATAAACAAGCTTTATGGAGTTAAGCAACTAACTCTGGAACAAAAAAAGAAGTTTTACAGAAATTTTGTAATAATACAAGAATACAAAAGAAAAACCGGAAAAAGTATTGATGAAATTATAAATGATATTTTAGCCCCTGCAAAAAATTTTATTAAAGACGTTCTGAAAGATGAGCATATAATAGAAAAGCATAAAAATTTCCAAAATATGAAGTTTAATTGTAGATACAAGAAAGGGGGAATGCTAGAAAAATGTTTTAAAAAAATGGGAGAGAAATATTCCGACCGGTTTTTGAGTATTGTTTCTGATATTATGGATGATATTGGTAGAAAAGATCCAAAACGAGAATCAATAACCGTGGTTCTCGACTTTGTAGATATATGATTTATAATCATGCACTACTATGATAAGGAAATTTGTACAAGGAAGTATCTTATAAAAACAATAAAAGATTTTTCCAAATTGGTATAGTCAAGTTGTAGCAAAATTTAATGAATTAGTTAATCGCTATTCCTAAATCAATAAAAGTCAATAAATATCAAACATCTGTCAATAGATATCAATAAAATAATAGTTAATGTTAACAATTAATAAATTGAATTACTATTTAGAGTAAAAAGTTGTTAATTTTGTTATTTTAGGAGAATTTTCTTGAAAAGAGCCAAAAGGTCTTTTAATGATTATGTTGCATACTTTAGAGAAGGATTGTTAAGCGATAAAGAAATAGCAGCTAAACTAAGGGTTTCCAAAGTAAATGTGTGGAGGATGAGACAAAAATGGAAAAGTGGAGAAAGTTTTGTTAACGAGGATTCTAGACTAACAATTAGTGAGGATATTTT
It encodes:
- a CDS encoding ErpL protein, which gives rise to MNKKMKMFIICVVFVLISSCKNFATSKDLEGSVQDLENAEQNVKKSEQELKKQVEGFLEILETKDLNTLDTKDIEKQIQELKEKIDNSYSKKTSLKTYSEYEKAIKQIKEKLKDKEELEEKLNELLESLKKKKEERRKALQEAKQEFENFKKQVDSTTGETHGQRAGNQGQVGRQAWMKAKEFGLSVNYSGNNGANTGDMTNGVIDDALKKIEEELKEIEEDEKE
- a CDS encoding tyrosine-type recombinase/integrase, translating into MDMNNYFNLNNFDTNFILKFFQDYLKVVNENKILKNSLENSSKPKKETLKPTPKFYLTPKAIKIIEKCVKTLKQIDPISGWFLHLLAISGCRGAELQKVKMQDITPLLSKTGEIFYNIKVNIAKKRNVTCIREIVINSEEFRAIQKAHENYFNSKNLDLRRTYLFQKTKHKFKDNQISIINISKKFKNLLKKSGFCANKSLHLFRNLFISYLKSNGYNSFQIKELMKYHSTSEIDNIYGLSAANKIHAYKCMKNNLKL
- a CDS encoding ErpC protein; translated protein: MNKQMLIIFAVFALIISCKNFATGKDIKQNSEGKIKGFLDKILDPAKDRITSSGLKADEVAKKLQEEEKNELMQGDDPNNGVISPPPALPASGQDNAPGLKVEQQSGGQQEEQAKVGKEDKGEGEKVEVRIRKEKEENKEGNAKEKEEGEKQKAKAKEEAKQKAERLKREEEQKRKEIEIRQEERQLNNQIGTLVSKIDEINRSIDTIKQQTSVGAQGIIDRITGPIYDDFTDDTNQAIYHIWDLEEEDSELGKLLEELSDTRDALRTKLNVDNQAYLADSKEEPSLKENVKVSEINSELTDLKSKLEEVKKYLEDESNFEEIKGYIEGSNSY